The following coding sequences lie in one Burkholderia cepacia genomic window:
- a CDS encoding acyl-CoA-binding protein has product MSELTAQFDQAQIDVKQLTERPGNLTLLRLYALFKQATDGDAHGDKPGFTDIVGKYKYDAWDALKGTSSDAAKQQYVELVESLKNGTAS; this is encoded by the coding sequence ATGAGCGAACTCACCGCCCAATTCGACCAGGCCCAGATCGACGTCAAGCAACTGACCGAACGCCCGGGCAACCTGACCCTGCTGCGCCTGTACGCGCTCTTCAAGCAGGCAACCGACGGCGATGCACACGGCGACAAGCCGGGCTTTACCGACATCGTCGGCAAATACAAGTACGACGCGTGGGACGCGCTGAAGGGCACGTCCTCGGATGCGGCAAAGCAACAGTACGTCGAACTCGTCGAATCGTTGAAAAACGGCACGGCTTCCTGA
- a CDS encoding DEAD/DEAH box helicase, whose protein sequence is MTSSINSSPLNAIADQALGLDDAAVPAAVEPASDEPSFASLGLSPEIVSALEAAGYVKPTPVQQRAIPAGIAGRDLLVSSPTGSGKTAAFMLPAIERFAQLQKTLAQQPRAPREPNQGDRRARRPQPVARPGLLVLTPTRELAMQVTTAASTYGKHLKRLRTVSILGGVAYGQQLMLLAKNPEILVATPGRLLDHLERGRIDLSELKMLVLDEADRMLDMGFIEDIETIVAATPESRQTMLFSATLDGKIGSLTGRLLKDPERIEIQQRLESRANIAQTVHYVDDRDHKDRLLDHLLRDDALDQAIIFTATKIDADQLAGRLADAGFESAALHGDLPQGARNRTIRALRERRVRVLVATDVAARGIDIPGITHVFNYDLPKFAEDYVHRIGRTGRAGRSGTAVSLVHHAEQGALKRIERFVRSPLPVNVVEGFEPRKAPPRNGGNGGRGRPGGGNGGGRRFGGKPGGGYGGNGNGNGRSYGGGNGGGWSGKPSGSRDGGPRRDGQRSGGPRRSNSAS, encoded by the coding sequence ATGACTTCGAGCATCAACTCCAGCCCGCTCAACGCGATCGCCGACCAGGCGCTCGGTCTCGACGACGCCGCCGTACCGGCCGCGGTCGAACCGGCGTCGGACGAGCCGAGCTTCGCGTCGCTCGGGTTGTCGCCGGAGATCGTCTCCGCGCTGGAGGCCGCCGGCTATGTGAAGCCGACGCCGGTCCAGCAGCGCGCGATTCCGGCCGGCATCGCCGGCCGCGACCTGCTGGTGTCGAGCCCGACCGGTTCGGGCAAGACCGCCGCATTCATGCTGCCCGCGATCGAACGTTTCGCGCAGCTCCAGAAGACGCTGGCGCAGCAACCGCGCGCGCCGCGTGAACCGAACCAGGGCGACCGCCGTGCGCGCCGCCCGCAACCCGTCGCGCGCCCGGGCCTGCTCGTGCTGACGCCGACCCGTGAACTCGCGATGCAGGTCACCACGGCCGCATCGACGTACGGCAAGCACCTGAAGCGCCTGCGCACGGTCAGCATCCTCGGCGGCGTCGCCTACGGACAGCAGCTGATGCTGCTCGCGAAGAACCCGGAAATCCTGGTCGCCACGCCGGGCCGTCTGCTCGATCACCTCGAGCGCGGCCGTATCGACCTGTCCGAACTGAAGATGCTCGTGCTCGACGAAGCCGACCGCATGCTGGACATGGGCTTCATCGAAGACATCGAAACGATCGTCGCCGCCACGCCCGAGTCGCGCCAGACGATGCTGTTCTCGGCCACGCTCGACGGCAAGATCGGTTCGCTGACGGGCCGCCTGCTGAAGGATCCGGAACGCATCGAGATCCAGCAGCGCCTCGAGTCGCGCGCCAACATCGCGCAGACCGTGCACTACGTCGACGACCGCGACCACAAGGATCGCCTGCTCGATCACCTGCTGCGCGACGACGCGCTCGACCAGGCGATCATCTTCACGGCGACCAAGATCGACGCCGACCAGCTCGCCGGCCGTCTCGCCGACGCAGGCTTCGAATCGGCTGCGCTGCACGGCGACCTGCCGCAAGGCGCGCGTAACCGCACGATCCGTGCGCTGCGCGAGCGCCGCGTGCGCGTGCTGGTGGCCACCGACGTCGCGGCACGCGGCATCGACATCCCGGGCATCACGCACGTGTTCAACTACGACCTGCCGAAGTTCGCGGAAGACTACGTCCACCGTATCGGCCGTACCGGCCGTGCAGGCCGTTCGGGCACGGCGGTGAGCCTCGTGCACCACGCCGAGCAAGGCGCGCTCAAGCGCATCGAGCGCTTCGTGCGCTCGCCGCTGCCGGTCAACGTGGTCGAAGGTTTCGAGCCGCGCAAGGCGCCCCCGCGTAACGGCGGCAACGGCGGCCGCGGCCGTCCGGGCGGCGGTAACGGCGGTGGTCGACGTTTCGGCGGCAAGCCGGGCGGCGGTTATGGCGGCAACGGCAACGGTAACGGCCGCAGCTACGGCGGCGGCAATGGCGGCGGCTGGAGCGGCAAGCCGAGTGGCAGCCGTGACGGCGGCCCGCGTCGCGACGGTCAGCGCAGCGGCGGCCCGCGTCGCAGCAACTCCGCGTCGTAA
- the aceA gene encoding isocitrate lyase produces the protein MSRQQQAQELQKQWETDPRWKGIKRGYSAEDVVRLRGSVPIEHTLAKRGAEKLWSLINHEPFVNALGALTGNQAMQQVKAGLKAIYLSGWQVAGDANVAGEMYPDQSLYPANSVPLVVKRINNTLTRADQIQWSEGKNPGDEGYVDFFAPIVADAEAGFGGVLNAFELMKAMIEAGASGVHFEDQLASVKKCGHMGGKVLVPTREAVAKLSAARLAADVMGTPTVLVARTDAEAADLITSDVDDNDKPFLTGERTVEGFFRTKPGLGQAISRGLAYAPYADLIWCETGKPDLEYAKKFAEAIHKQFPGKLLSYNCSPSFNWKKNLDDATIAKFQKELGAMGYKFQFITLAGFHALNYSMFNLAHGYARTQMSAFVELQQAEFAAADKGFTAVKHQREVGTGYFDAVTQTVEREASTTALHGSTEDEQFFDGKKVA, from the coding sequence ATGTCGCGTCAGCAACAGGCACAGGAACTGCAAAAGCAATGGGAAACCGACCCGCGCTGGAAAGGCATCAAACGCGGCTATTCGGCTGAGGACGTGGTCCGCCTGCGCGGCTCGGTCCCGATCGAGCACACGCTGGCCAAGCGCGGCGCGGAAAAGCTGTGGAGCCTCATCAACCACGAGCCGTTCGTCAACGCACTCGGCGCGCTGACCGGCAACCAGGCGATGCAGCAGGTGAAGGCCGGCCTGAAGGCCATCTACCTGTCCGGCTGGCAAGTGGCCGGCGACGCGAACGTCGCGGGCGAAATGTACCCGGACCAGTCGCTGTACCCGGCGAACTCGGTGCCGCTCGTCGTGAAGCGCATCAACAACACGCTGACGCGCGCCGACCAGATCCAGTGGTCGGAAGGCAAGAACCCGGGCGACGAAGGCTATGTCGACTTCTTCGCACCGATCGTCGCCGACGCGGAAGCCGGTTTCGGCGGCGTGCTGAACGCGTTCGAACTGATGAAGGCGATGATCGAGGCCGGCGCATCGGGCGTCCACTTCGAGGACCAGCTCGCGTCGGTGAAGAAGTGCGGCCACATGGGCGGCAAGGTGCTCGTGCCGACGCGCGAAGCCGTCGCGAAGCTGTCGGCCGCACGCCTCGCGGCCGACGTGATGGGCACGCCGACCGTGCTGGTCGCGCGGACCGACGCGGAAGCGGCCGACCTGATCACGTCCGACGTCGACGACAACGACAAGCCGTTCCTGACGGGCGAGCGCACGGTGGAAGGCTTCTTCCGCACGAAGCCGGGCCTCGGGCAGGCGATCTCGCGCGGCCTCGCGTATGCGCCGTACGCCGACCTGATCTGGTGCGAAACGGGCAAGCCCGATCTCGAGTACGCGAAGAAGTTCGCGGAAGCGATCCACAAGCAGTTCCCGGGCAAGCTGCTGTCGTACAACTGCTCGCCGTCGTTCAACTGGAAGAAGAACCTCGACGACGCGACGATCGCGAAGTTCCAGAAGGAACTCGGCGCGATGGGCTACAAGTTCCAGTTCATCACGCTGGCCGGCTTCCATGCGCTGAACTACTCGATGTTCAACCTTGCGCACGGCTATGCCCGCACGCAGATGAGCGCGTTCGTCGAACTGCAGCAGGCGGAGTTCGCGGCAGCCGACAAGGGCTTCACGGCCGTCAAGCACCAGCGTGAAGTCGGCACCGGCTACTTCGACGCGGTGACGCAGACGGTCGAGCGCGAAGCGTCGACGACCGCACTGCACGGCTCGACCGAAGACGAACAGTTCTTCGACGGCAAGAAAGTCGCGTAA
- a CDS encoding universal stress protein: MFRHILVPTDGSELSQKAIDGAIDLARAVSARVTAYACLPQYPYSPFSEVIIEPPADFRARSEREARAHLDEVEAAARAAGVVCDTWTSVHPSPYLGIIEAAERGGCDVIFMASHGRRGLGSLLIGSETQRVLTHTKIPVIVYR; the protein is encoded by the coding sequence ATGTTCCGGCACATCCTCGTTCCAACCGACGGTTCCGAACTGTCGCAGAAGGCGATCGACGGCGCGATCGACCTGGCACGCGCGGTCAGCGCGCGCGTGACGGCCTATGCGTGCCTGCCGCAGTACCCGTACTCGCCGTTTTCCGAAGTGATCATCGAGCCGCCCGCCGATTTCCGCGCGCGCAGCGAACGCGAGGCGCGCGCGCATCTCGACGAGGTCGAGGCGGCCGCGAGGGCGGCCGGCGTCGTCTGCGACACGTGGACGAGCGTCCATCCGTCGCCGTATCTCGGCATCATCGAGGCGGCCGAACGCGGCGGCTGCGACGTGATCTTCATGGCGTCCCACGGACGCCGCGGGCTCGGCAGCCTGCTGATCGGCAGCGAGACGCAGCGCGTGCTGACCCATACGAAAATTCCGGTGATCGTTTATCGGTAG
- a CDS encoding LysR family transcriptional regulator, with the protein MDRFKQIETFAAVAAKGSLSAAAHAEGVAPAIIGRRLDALEERLGVKLLVRTTRKLTLTFEGSAFLEDCQRIINDMQNAEASVSAGGVKASGHLRISAPAGFGRRHVAPLVPEFSVGHPDVSVTLDLSDRMVDLVNEGFDCAVRLGELPDSSLVSLKLGENRRVCVASPAYLARRGTPVTLAELARHNCLALAANANQQRGWAFQEDDKVVSIRVNGTMECSDGAVLHEWCLEGHGLAWRSWWEVGDDIAAGRLVSVLDAFAAPPIGIHAVFPQRRHLPLRVRLFLDYLKHTYEQPGYWGE; encoded by the coding sequence ATGGACCGGTTCAAACAGATCGAAACGTTCGCCGCGGTCGCGGCAAAAGGCAGCCTGTCGGCGGCCGCGCACGCGGAAGGCGTCGCGCCGGCGATCATCGGCCGCCGCCTCGACGCGCTCGAGGAGCGGCTCGGCGTGAAGCTGCTGGTGCGCACGACGCGCAAGCTCACGCTGACGTTCGAGGGCTCGGCGTTCCTCGAGGATTGCCAGCGGATCATCAACGACATGCAGAACGCGGAGGCGAGCGTGTCCGCCGGTGGCGTCAAGGCGAGCGGCCACCTGCGGATTTCCGCGCCGGCCGGCTTTGGCCGGCGGCACGTCGCGCCGCTCGTGCCCGAATTCAGCGTCGGGCATCCGGACGTGTCGGTCACGCTCGACCTGTCCGACCGGATGGTCGACCTCGTCAACGAGGGGTTCGATTGCGCGGTGCGGCTCGGCGAGTTGCCCGATTCGTCGCTCGTGTCGCTGAAGCTCGGCGAGAATCGCCGCGTATGTGTTGCGTCGCCCGCGTATCTGGCGCGGCGCGGCACGCCGGTCACGCTCGCGGAGCTGGCGCGGCACAACTGCCTCGCGCTTGCGGCGAACGCGAACCAGCAGCGCGGCTGGGCATTCCAGGAGGACGACAAGGTCGTGTCGATCCGCGTGAACGGCACGATGGAATGCTCGGACGGTGCGGTGTTGCACGAGTGGTGCCTCGAAGGCCATGGTCTTGCATGGCGCTCGTGGTGGGAGGTCGGCGACGACATCGCGGCCGGCCGGCTCGTCAGCGTGCTCGACGCGTTCGCCGCGCCGCCGATCGGCATTCACGCGGTGTTTCCGCAGCGCCGGCACCTGCCGTTGCGCGTGCGCCTGTTTCTCGATTACCTGAAGCACACGTACGAGCAGCCCGGCTATTGGGGCGAGTAG
- a CDS encoding haloacid dehalogenase type II, translating into MSATTTLSSPDAILFDAFGTLFDVRAVLAAAEQMFPGHGERLSQLWRRKQIEYSQLRTLADPAGARYRPFRDITLDALRFAARRLGLALNSAAEKRLMDEYACLSTYPDTVPALRKLRALEPRPPLGILSNGTPQMLDIAIKSAGMSGLFDRVLSADTVRAYKPSPAAYALGTAAFASNPRSIVFVSSNAWDVAGAVWFGYTTFWLNRTGAPAEELGAPPDGTGTGMADLLAFLATPAPSGKPANRTRPSPGA; encoded by the coding sequence ATGTCGGCCACAACGACACTCTCCTCTCCCGACGCAATCCTCTTCGACGCATTCGGCACGTTGTTCGACGTGCGTGCGGTCCTGGCCGCGGCGGAGCAAATGTTTCCCGGACACGGGGAACGGTTGTCGCAGCTGTGGCGACGCAAGCAAATCGAATACTCGCAGTTGCGCACGCTCGCCGATCCGGCCGGCGCGCGCTATCGCCCGTTCCGGGACATCACGCTCGACGCGCTGCGGTTCGCCGCGCGCCGGCTCGGGCTCGCGCTGAACAGCGCGGCCGAGAAGCGGCTGATGGACGAATACGCGTGCCTGTCCACCTATCCCGACACCGTGCCCGCGCTGCGCAAGCTGCGCGCGCTCGAGCCGCGCCCGCCACTCGGGATCCTGTCGAACGGCACCCCGCAGATGCTCGACATCGCGATCAAGAGCGCCGGCATGTCCGGGCTGTTCGATCGCGTGCTGTCGGCCGACACCGTGCGTGCGTACAAGCCGAGTCCGGCCGCCTACGCACTCGGCACCGCCGCGTTCGCGTCGAACCCGCGCAGCATCGTGTTCGTGTCGTCGAACGCCTGGGACGTCGCCGGCGCCGTCTGGTTCGGCTACACGACGTTCTGGCTCAACCGCACGGGCGCGCCCGCCGAGGAACTCGGCGCGCCGCCCGACGGCACGGGCACCGGCATGGCCGACCTGCTCGCATTCCTCGCCACCCCGGCTCCGTCCGGCAAGCCCGCAAACCGCACGCGCCCCAGCCCGGGTGCATGA
- the aceB gene encoding malate synthase A, giving the protein MSTPITLPQGMTITGEIKPGYEAILTPEALELVAALHRTFEPRRQTLLQARVERTKRLDAGERPDFLAETKSIREGDWKVASLPADLQCRRVEITGPVERKMIINALNSGADSYMTDFEDSNAPSWTNQIDGQINLKDAVRRTISLEQNGKSYKLNDKVATLIVRPRGWHLDEKHVTVDGQRVSGGIFDFALFLFHNAKELIARGSGPYFYLPKMESHLEARLWNDIFVAAQEAVGVPRGTIRATVLIETILAAFEMDEILYELREHSSGLNAGRWDYIFSAIKKFKNDRDFCLADRSKITMTVPFMRAYALLLLKTCHKRNAPAIGGMAALIPIKNDPEANEKAMGGVRSDKARDATDGYDGGWVAHPGLVPIAMEEFVKVLGDKPNQIAKQRDDVQVEGKNLLDFQPEAPITEAGLRNNINVGIHYLGAWLDGNGCVPIHNLMEDAATAEISRSQVWQWIRSPKGVLDDGRKVTAELVREYTKAELDNVKRSVGGNTQPYERAAAIFEQMSTSEGFTEFLTLPLYEEI; this is encoded by the coding sequence ATGAGCACCCCGATCACGCTGCCGCAAGGCATGACGATCACCGGCGAAATCAAGCCGGGTTACGAAGCGATCCTGACGCCCGAAGCACTGGAACTCGTCGCGGCGCTGCATCGCACGTTCGAACCGCGCCGCCAGACGCTGCTGCAGGCGCGTGTCGAGCGCACGAAGCGCCTCGACGCGGGCGAGCGCCCCGACTTCCTGGCCGAGACGAAGTCGATCCGCGAAGGCGACTGGAAGGTCGCGTCGCTGCCGGCCGACCTGCAATGCCGCCGTGTCGAGATCACGGGCCCCGTCGAGCGCAAGATGATCATCAACGCGCTGAACTCGGGCGCCGATTCGTACATGACGGACTTCGAGGATTCGAATGCACCGAGCTGGACGAACCAGATCGATGGCCAGATCAACCTGAAGGACGCGGTGCGCCGCACGATCTCGCTCGAGCAGAACGGCAAGTCGTACAAGTTGAACGACAAGGTCGCGACGCTGATCGTGCGTCCGCGCGGCTGGCACCTCGACGAGAAGCACGTGACGGTCGACGGCCAGCGCGTGTCCGGCGGCATCTTCGATTTCGCGCTGTTCCTGTTCCACAACGCGAAGGAGCTGATCGCGCGCGGTTCGGGCCCGTACTTCTACCTGCCGAAGATGGAAAGCCATCTCGAGGCGCGCCTGTGGAACGACATCTTCGTCGCCGCGCAGGAAGCGGTTGGCGTACCGCGCGGCACGATCCGCGCGACGGTGCTGATCGAGACGATCCTTGCCGCGTTCGAGATGGACGAGATCCTGTATGAGCTGCGCGAACACAGCTCGGGACTGAACGCCGGCCGCTGGGACTACATCTTCTCGGCGATCAAGAAGTTCAAGAACGACCGCGACTTCTGTCTCGCCGACCGTTCGAAGATCACGATGACGGTGCCGTTCATGCGCGCGTACGCGCTGCTGCTGCTGAAGACCTGCCACAAGCGCAACGCGCCGGCGATCGGCGGGATGGCTGCGCTGATTCCGATCAAGAACGATCCGGAAGCGAACGAAAAGGCGATGGGCGGCGTGCGCTCGGACAAGGCCCGTGACGCGACCGACGGCTACGACGGCGGCTGGGTCGCGCACCCGGGCCTCGTGCCGATCGCGATGGAAGAGTTCGTCAAGGTGCTCGGCGACAAGCCGAACCAGATCGCGAAGCAGCGCGACGACGTGCAGGTCGAAGGCAAGAACCTGCTCGACTTCCAGCCGGAAGCGCCGATTACCGAAGCGGGCCTGCGCAACAACATCAACGTCGGCATCCACTACCTCGGTGCGTGGCTCGACGGCAACGGCTGCGTGCCGATCCACAACCTGATGGAAGACGCGGCCACGGCCGAGATCTCCCGCTCGCAGGTGTGGCAGTGGATCCGCTCGCCGAAGGGCGTGCTCGACGACGGCCGCAAGGTCACGGCGGAACTCGTTCGCGAGTACACGAAGGCCGAGCTCGACAACGTGAAGCGTTCCGTCGGCGGCAACACGCAGCCGTACGAGCGCGCCGCGGCCATCTTCGAACAGATGTCGACGTCGGAAGGCTTCACCGAATTCCTGACGCTGCCGCTGTACGAGGAAATCTGA
- a CDS encoding gamma-glutamylcyclotransferase family protein codes for MRYVFVYGTLRAGQANDIGHAAARHGIAAPTLLGAAALPGELYDFGTYPGMIAGPATDKSLVWGDVYEVDEQLVPVLDEIERVYPGVDSLFKPEEVTVELGGRQYVCLYYPIAAHAVAGRPRIASGDWVQHRREQEAA; via the coding sequence ATGCGCTACGTATTCGTCTATGGCACCTTGCGAGCCGGACAGGCCAACGACATCGGCCATGCGGCCGCACGGCACGGCATCGCGGCACCGACGCTGCTGGGCGCTGCCGCGCTGCCGGGCGAGCTGTACGATTTCGGCACGTACCCGGGGATGATCGCCGGGCCGGCGACCGACAAGTCGCTGGTCTGGGGCGACGTCTACGAGGTCGACGAGCAGCTCGTCCCGGTGCTCGACGAGATCGAGCGCGTCTATCCGGGCGTCGACTCGCTCTTCAAGCCGGAAGAGGTGACGGTCGAGCTCGGTGGCCGGCAATACGTGTGCCTGTATTATCCGATCGCCGCGCATGCGGTCGCCGGGCGTCCGCGCATCGCGTCGGGCGACTGGGTTCAGCACCGGCGCGAGCAGGAAGCCGCCTGA
- a CDS encoding AraC family transcriptional regulator produces MNPPVQADASNPYDVIDIPPEFAPTAVHPMRVRARQVDAGRRIPLHTHAWAQLAYASRGVLRVATTGTTWMVPPSRAIWVPPHVTHEVVIVEEAYLRTLYIDESIVPDGLDACRVVEVTGLLRELIVALDARDLSAARERLLCGLVLDELSHAEPLPLAVPMPDEKRLRMLCESVLAHPAHAESLEHWASEVGASTRTISRLFKQELGVSFSQWRQQALLARAIPLLNQGRPLSHIARELGYQSQSAFSAMFRRAFGQSPRAFMLRGYEHRGAEGGLTENETSDDNAIDAAR; encoded by the coding sequence ATGAATCCGCCCGTCCAAGCCGACGCATCGAACCCGTACGACGTCATCGACATCCCGCCCGAATTCGCGCCGACCGCTGTCCATCCGATGCGCGTTCGCGCACGGCAGGTCGATGCCGGCCGCCGCATCCCGCTGCACACGCATGCGTGGGCGCAGCTCGCGTACGCGTCGCGCGGCGTGCTGCGCGTCGCGACGACCGGCACGACGTGGATGGTGCCGCCGTCCCGCGCGATCTGGGTGCCGCCGCACGTGACGCACGAGGTCGTGATCGTCGAAGAGGCGTATTTGCGCACACTGTATATCGACGAGTCGATCGTGCCGGACGGGCTCGACGCGTGCCGCGTCGTCGAAGTGACGGGACTGCTGCGCGAACTGATCGTCGCGCTCGACGCACGCGACCTGAGCGCCGCACGCGAGCGCCTGCTGTGCGGGCTCGTGCTCGACGAGCTGAGTCACGCCGAACCGTTGCCGCTCGCGGTGCCGATGCCCGACGAGAAGCGGCTGCGCATGCTGTGCGAATCGGTGCTCGCGCACCCGGCGCATGCGGAGTCGCTCGAACACTGGGCGAGCGAGGTCGGCGCGAGCACGCGCACGATTTCGCGGCTCTTCAAGCAGGAACTGGGCGTGAGCTTTTCGCAGTGGCGCCAACAGGCGCTGCTGGCGCGCGCGATCCCGCTGTTGAACCAGGGGCGCCCGCTGTCACATATCGCACGCGAACTCGGCTACCAGAGCCAGAGCGCGTTCTCGGCGATGTTCCGCCGCGCATTCGGTCAAAGCCCGCGCGCGTTCATGCTGCGCGGCTACGAGCATCGCGGCGCCGAAGGCGGCCTCACGGAAAACGAAACGTCTGACGACAACGCGATCGACGCTGCTCGTTGA
- a CDS encoding GNAT family N-acetyltransferase: MLDPTDLRLLYQLRPAEPGDFPFAEALTHGNMGGYYKRHGLVWRSDLFYASWRESENFILEADGERIGVLRVTEEGDSLHIRDVQIAAGHRGQGAGTYMLDMSHRWARARGLHELQLRVFVDNPAARLYQRMGYQVAGPRLAQLGSIRHMVRSV, encoded by the coding sequence ATGCTCGATCCGACCGACCTGCGACTCCTGTATCAGCTCCGGCCCGCGGAGCCCGGCGATTTCCCGTTCGCCGAAGCGCTGACGCACGGCAACATGGGCGGCTACTACAAGCGCCATGGACTCGTGTGGCGCAGCGACCTGTTCTACGCGAGCTGGCGCGAATCCGAAAACTTCATCCTCGAGGCGGACGGCGAGCGCATCGGCGTGCTGCGCGTGACCGAAGAAGGCGATTCGCTGCACATCCGCGACGTGCAAATCGCGGCCGGCCATCGCGGGCAGGGCGCCGGCACCTACATGCTCGACATGTCCCACCGCTGGGCGCGTGCGCGCGGGCTGCACGAACTGCAGTTGCGCGTGTTCGTCGACAATCCCGCCGCGCGTCTTTACCAGCGCATGGGCTACCAGGTCGCCGGGCCGCGGCTCGCGCAACTTGGCTCGATTCGTCACATGGTGCGGTCGGTCTGA
- the gltX gene encoding glutamate--tRNA ligase yields MTRPVRTRFAPSPTGFIHLGNIRSALYPWAFARKMEGTFVLRIEDTDVERSSQEAVDAILEGMQWLGLDFDEGPIYQMQRMDRYREVLAQMLEKGLAYPCYMSAEELDALRERQREAGLKPRYDGTWRPEPGKVLPEPPAGVKPVLRFRNPLTGTVVWEDAVKGRVEISNEELDDLVIARPDGTPIYNFCVVVDDMDMGITHVIRGDDHVNNTPRQINILNALGGEAPVYAHLPTVLNEQGEKMSKRHGAMSVMAYRDAGFLPEAVVNYLARLGWSHGDAEIFSREQFVEWFDLEHLGKSPAQYDHSKLSWLNAHYIKEADNARLAELAKPFLGALGIDEAALATGPSLDAVVGLMKDRATTVKEIAEGAAMFYRVPAPEADAIAQHVTDAVRPALADLAAALKAADWTKEAVSAALKATLATHKLKMPQLAMPVRLLVAGTTHTPSIDAVLVLFGRDVVVSRIEGVLA; encoded by the coding sequence ATGACCCGTCCTGTCCGTACCCGCTTCGCGCCGAGTCCCACCGGCTTCATTCACCTCGGCAACATCCGCTCCGCACTCTATCCGTGGGCATTCGCCCGCAAAATGGAAGGCACGTTCGTGCTGCGCATCGAGGATACCGACGTCGAGCGTTCGTCGCAGGAAGCGGTCGATGCGATCCTCGAAGGGATGCAATGGCTCGGCCTGGATTTCGACGAAGGCCCGATCTACCAGATGCAGCGGATGGACCGCTATCGCGAAGTGCTCGCGCAGATGCTCGAGAAGGGCCTCGCGTACCCGTGCTACATGTCCGCCGAGGAGCTCGACGCGCTGCGCGAACGCCAGCGCGAGGCCGGCCTGAAGCCGCGCTATGACGGCACGTGGCGTCCGGAGCCCGGCAAGGTGCTGCCGGAGCCGCCGGCCGGCGTGAAGCCGGTGCTGCGCTTCCGCAATCCGCTGACGGGCACGGTCGTGTGGGAAGACGCGGTGAAGGGGCGTGTCGAGATCTCGAACGAGGAGCTCGACGACCTCGTGATCGCGCGCCCGGACGGCACGCCGATCTACAACTTCTGCGTGGTGGTGGACGACATGGACATGGGCATCACGCACGTGATCCGCGGCGACGATCACGTAAACAACACGCCGCGCCAGATCAACATCCTGAATGCACTCGGCGGCGAGGCGCCCGTCTATGCGCACCTGCCGACCGTGCTGAACGAGCAGGGCGAGAAGATGAGCAAGCGGCATGGCGCGATGAGCGTGATGGCGTACCGCGACGCGGGTTTCCTGCCCGAAGCGGTCGTCAACTATCTCGCGCGCCTCGGCTGGTCGCACGGTGACGCCGAGATCTTCTCGCGCGAGCAGTTCGTCGAATGGTTCGATCTCGAGCATCTCGGCAAGTCGCCCGCGCAGTACGACCACAGCAAGCTGAGCTGGCTGAACGCGCACTACATCAAGGAAGCCGACAACGCACGCCTCGCCGAACTCGCGAAGCCGTTCCTCGGCGCGCTCGGCATCGACGAAGCGGCGCTCGCGACGGGCCCGTCGCTCGATGCGGTGGTCGGCCTGATGAAGGATCGCGCGACGACGGTGAAGGAGATCGCGGAAGGTGCGGCGATGTTCTACCGTGTGCCGGCACCGGAAGCCGACGCGATCGCGCAGCACGTGACCGATGCGGTGCGGCCGGCGCTGGCTGATCTCGCCGCCGCGCTGAAGGCGGCCGACTGGACGAAGGAAGCGGTGTCCGCGGCGCTGAAGGCGACGCTCGCCACGCACAAGCTGAAGATGCCGCAACTCGCGATGCCGGTGCGCCTGCTGGTGGCGGGCACCACGCATACGCCGTCGATCGACGCGGTGCTCGTGCTGTTCGGTCGTGACGTCGTGGTGTCGCGCATCGAGGGCGTGCTCGCCTGA